Sequence from the Cellulomonas fimi ATCC 484 genome:
ATGTGGACGGTCTTCGCCCTCGAGGAGGTGCTCCCCGAGGACGACGGCGAGCGGGCGCAGCTCGTCGCCGCGGCCCAGGACGCCGTGCGCGCCGACGGCCTCGTCGTGCGCGGCTGGTACGACGTGGCCGGCCTGCGCGCCGACGCCGACCTCATGGTCTGGTGGCACGCCGAGACGGTCGAGGAGGTGCAGGGCGCCTACCAGCGACTGCGGGCGAGCGACCTCGGGCGGCACCTGCTGCCGGTGTGGTCCGTCGTGGGCCTGCACCGTCCCGCCGAGTTCAACCGCGGGCACGTCCCCGCCTTCCTCGCGGGCGAGGACCCGGGCGACTACGTGTGCGTCTACCCGTTCGTCCGCTCGTACGACTGGTACGTGCTCCCCGAGGACGACCGTCGTCGCATGCTCGTCGAGCACGGGCAGGCGGCACGCGACTACGCCGACGTGCGCGCGAACACGGTGTCGGCGTTCGCGCTCGGCGACTACGAGTGGATCCTCGCGTTCGAGGCGGGCGAGCTGCACCGCATCGTCGACCTCATGCGCGACCTGCGCGCCACCGACGCCCGCCTGCACGTGCGCGAGGAGGTGCCGTTCTACACCGGCCCGCGCACCACGCTCGAGGCGTGGGCGGACAAGCAGCCGCGCGGCTGACGCAGCCCGCACCCCACCGGCGCCCCCTGCCTGCGGCGGGGGCGCCGGTGCCATGATCGGGGCATGGTCCACCTCACGGGCACGTGGCGGTTCGAGACGCTCGGCGGCGCCGGGCTGCCGGCGCAGGTCCGGTACGCGCCCTGGCTCACGTTCGACGGCGACGGCCAGGTGTACGGGCTCGCGGGCGTCAACCGCGTGCGCGGCACGTGGGAGCTCGACGGCGACGAGCTCGGCTTCGGGCCCGTCGTCTCCACGCTCATGGCCGGGCCGGACGACGCCATGGCGTGCGAGCGGCAGGTCCTCGACCTCCTGGGGCGCCGGCTGCGCGTGCGCGTCGACGGCGACCGGCTGGAGCTCGCCGACGGCGGCACCGTGGCCGCGACCCTGGTCGCCGACCCGGCGGCAGGAGAGCCTGCGACCTGACACCTCCGGTCGTCGCGGCACCCGCCGCCCTCGTGTCAGGCGGCCGCGGTCGTGCCCGGCCAGCGGTCGGCCAGCGCGTGCAGCGTGCGGACGCGGTCGGCGACGTCGAACGCCGTGCCGGTGACCATGAGCTCGTCTGCCCCCGTGCGCTCCACGAGCGCCGACAGCTCGGCCACGGCGCGGTCCGGCGTGGTCGCGACCTGCGTGCCCGGCGACTGCGCGAAGAAGTCCTCCGCGGCCCGCGGGTCGAGGTCCGCGAGCGCACGGGCCGCGTCGTCGGGCGTCAGGACGGGGGCGAGCGGCCGTCCCGTGCGCAGCGCGAGCGTCATGACCCGGCTGGGTCCGGCGAGGTGCCGAGCCTCCTGCTCGGTGTCGGCGACGAGCACCGACGCGGACACCATGAGCCGCGGCGCGTCGAGGACGGGGGAGGGGCGGAACGCGCGGCGGTAGGTCTCGGCGGCCTGCGTCGTGCGGCCCGTCGAGAAGTGGTGCGCGTAGGAGTAGGGCAGCCCGAGCTCGCCTGCGAGCTGCGCGGAGAACAGGCTCGACCCGAGCAGCCACGGCTCGGGGCTCGACGTCGCGACCGGTGTCGCCGTGAGCCGGCGGGCCCCCGCGGACGGCGCCGCCGCGAGCCGCACGCCCAGCAGCGCGAGCACGTCGACCAGCTCGGTCGGGAAGTCGTCGGCGCCGAGGCCGTCCACCGTGCGGCGCAGCGCCGCGGCGGTCGCGGGGTCGGCACCGGGCGCCCGGCCGAGGCCCAGGTCGACGCGTCCGGGGTGCAGGGCCTCGAGCATCGCGAACTGCTCCGCGACGACGAGCGCCGGGTGGTTGGGCAGCATGACGCCGCCGGACCCGACCCGGATGCGGCGCGTCGCCGCGAGCAGGTGCGCCGCGAACACCCCGGGGGCCGTCGACGCGACCATCGGCATCGCGTGGTGCTCGGCGACCCAGAACCGGCGGTAGCCCAGGTCGTCGGCGGCGCGGGCCAGCCGGGTCGTGGCGGCGAGCGCGTCGCCGCTGGTCTGGCCCGCGCTCAGGGGTGCGGTGTCGAGGACGGAGAGGGAGACGGTCACGTCGGGGGCAACGCGCCGTGCCGCCCAGGTCATCCCGTCAGGGGTACAGCCCGCGGATCAGGTGCGCCTCCGCGACGCGGCGGACGCCGATCGTCAGGGCCGCGTCGCGCATCGAGATGCCCTCGGCCTGCGCGACCGCCGCGACCGAGCGGTAGGACGCGAGCATCCGGTGCTCGAGACGCTCCGCGATCTCGTGCTCCGTCCACCAGTACGCCTGGTTCGCCTGCACCCACTCGAAGTACGACACGACGACCCCGCCCGCGTTGGCGAGGATGTCCGGCACCACGACGACGCCACGCTCCGCGAGGACCTCGTCGCCCTCGGGCGTCGTCGGGCCGTTCGCCGCCTCGACGACCCAGCGTGCCTTGACCTGCCGCGCCGTGTCGGCGTCGAGCACGCCCTCGACCGCCGCCGGGACGAGCACGTCGACGTCGAGGCCGAGCAGCGCGACGTTGTCGACGGCCGCACCGCCGGGGAACTCGTGGACCGGGCCGCCCGCGTGCACGTGCCGCAGCAGGGCCGACACGTCGAGACCGTCGGGGTTGTGCACGCCGCCGTGCTCGTCGCTCACCGCGACCACGCGCGCGCCGGACTCGGCGAAGATCCGCGCGGCCGGCGCACCGACCTTGCCGAACCCCTGCACCGCGACGGACACCTCGTCGAGCCGCACGCCCGCGTCGCCGAGCGCCGCCTCGGCCGCGTGCACCACGCCGCGCGACGTCGCCGTCGGACGCCCCAGCGAGCCGCCGACGGTGAGCGGCTTGCCCGTGGTCACCGCGGGGATCGTGTAGCCGAGGTTCACCGAGTAGGTGTCCATGACCCAGGCCATCGTCTGCTCGTTGGTGCCGATGTCCGGGGCCATGATGTCCCGCTCGGGGCCGATGATCGGCATGATCTCGCTCGTGTAGCGGCGGGTCACGCGCTCGAGCTCCGCCGGGGAGTACAGGCGCGGGTCGATCGTGACACCGCCCTTCGCGCCGCCGTACGGCACGTCGACCACGGCGCACTTCCACGTCATCCACATCGCCAGCGCGCGGACCTCGTCGATGTCGACGGACGACGAGTACCGCAGCCCGCCCTTGCCCGGCCCGCGCGAGATGTTGTGCTGCACGCGGTACCCCGTGAACAGCACGATCTCGCCCGTGTCCCGCCGCAGCGGGACGGCGACGTTCATCTCGCGACGTGGTGTCGCGAGCATGCGGTGCAGGCCGTGGTCGTAGCCGAGGATGGCGACGGCGTCGGCGAGCTGCGCCTGCGCGGTGACGAGCGGGGAGGACTGCGGACGGGGCTGCGCTGCCAGGTCGGTCACGCCCTCACCTTGCCACCGCTCGGCGTCCCGCGCTGCCGAGCCGACCCGCGCGCCGCAGACCTCACCCGGGGCGCGCGGGCCCGGCGTCAGCAGATCTGGGAGTCCTCCATCGGCTTGAGCAGCGAGCCGCCGAGGTGCCGCGAGTGCCGGGCCGGGACGAGGACGCACGTGCCGAAGGTGCCGTTC
This genomic interval carries:
- the hemQ gene encoding hydrogen peroxide-dependent heme synthase; this encodes MSHPTPDTEAINATVRYTMWTVFALEEVLPEDDGERAQLVAAAQDAVRADGLVVRGWYDVAGLRADADLMVWWHAETVEEVQGAYQRLRASDLGRHLLPVWSVVGLHRPAEFNRGHVPAFLAGEDPGDYVCVYPFVRSYDWYVLPEDDRRRMLVEHGQAARDYADVRANTVSAFALGDYEWILAFEAGELHRIVDLMRDLRATDARLHVREEVPFYTGPRTTLEAWADKQPRG
- a CDS encoding META domain-containing protein, which produces MVHLTGTWRFETLGGAGLPAQVRYAPWLTFDGDGQVYGLAGVNRVRGTWELDGDELGFGPVVSTLMAGPDDAMACERQVLDLLGRRLRVRVDGDRLELADGGTVAATLVADPAAGEPAT
- a CDS encoding LLM class flavin-dependent oxidoreductase gives rise to the protein MTVSLSVLDTAPLSAGQTSGDALAATTRLARAADDLGYRRFWVAEHHAMPMVASTAPGVFAAHLLAATRRIRVGSGGVMLPNHPALVVAEQFAMLEALHPGRVDLGLGRAPGADPATAAALRRTVDGLGADDFPTELVDVLALLGVRLAAAPSAGARRLTATPVATSSPEPWLLGSSLFSAQLAGELGLPYSYAHHFSTGRTTQAAETYRRAFRPSPVLDAPRLMVSASVLVADTEQEARHLAGPSRVMTLALRTGRPLAPVLTPDDAARALADLDPRAAEDFFAQSPGTQVATTPDRAVAELSALVERTGADELMVTGTAFDVADRVRTLHALADRWPGTTAAA
- a CDS encoding Glu/Leu/Phe/Val family dehydrogenase — protein: MTDLAAQPRPQSSPLVTAQAQLADAVAILGYDHGLHRMLATPRREMNVAVPLRRDTGEIVLFTGYRVQHNISRGPGKGGLRYSSSVDIDEVRALAMWMTWKCAVVDVPYGGAKGGVTIDPRLYSPAELERVTRRYTSEIMPIIGPERDIMAPDIGTNEQTMAWVMDTYSVNLGYTIPAVTTGKPLTVGGSLGRPTATSRGVVHAAEAALGDAGVRLDEVSVAVQGFGKVGAPAARIFAESGARVVAVSDEHGGVHNPDGLDVSALLRHVHAGGPVHEFPGGAAVDNVALLGLDVDVLVPAAVEGVLDADTARQVKARWVVEAANGPTTPEGDEVLAERGVVVVPDILANAGGVVVSYFEWVQANQAYWWTEHEIAERLEHRMLASYRSVAAVAQAEGISMRDAALTIGVRRVAEAHLIRGLYP